One Halobacterium sp. DL1 DNA window includes the following coding sequences:
- a CDS encoding zinc-binding dehydrogenase, which yields MRAVRYHESGSPDVLRVEDLDRPGPAPDEVLVEMRAASVNPVDAKFREMGKPRLPKTSGSDIAGIVADVGADVDRYEAGDRVFATGLHVGRFAGGSFADFAVVPTDLLAPLPDGVSFEEGAAVALVGVTAWRALVDHGCLEPGATAFVHGGSGGVGHVAVGLAAALGATPVATARPEYHDAVRDLGAETVLDYTREDFTEAAVEATGGADVVLDHMADTYLGTDVELAAFGGDVAVITGDEATIPDVTAARSKELDVHLLSMSNLASRPEAPDIGPILARLGQLLAKDRLEVVVDRTYPLEDAAEAHRAVLEESFVGKIVLTP from the coding sequence ATGAGGGCCGTCCGATACCACGAGAGCGGTAGCCCAGACGTCCTTCGCGTCGAGGACCTCGACCGTCCCGGACCCGCACCCGACGAGGTGCTCGTCGAGATGCGTGCGGCGAGCGTCAACCCCGTGGACGCGAAGTTCCGCGAGATGGGCAAGCCCCGCTTGCCCAAGACGTCAGGGTCGGATATCGCGGGAATCGTCGCCGACGTGGGTGCCGACGTCGACCGGTACGAGGCGGGCGACCGCGTGTTCGCGACCGGCCTGCACGTCGGGCGGTTCGCGGGCGGCTCCTTCGCCGACTTCGCGGTCGTTCCGACGGACCTGCTCGCACCCCTGCCCGACGGTGTGAGCTTCGAGGAGGGGGCCGCCGTCGCGCTCGTCGGCGTCACTGCCTGGCGCGCGCTCGTCGACCACGGCTGCCTCGAACCCGGGGCGACGGCGTTCGTCCACGGGGGGAGCGGTGGCGTGGGCCACGTGGCAGTCGGGCTCGCTGCCGCCCTGGGCGCCACGCCCGTCGCGACGGCGCGCCCGGAGTACCACGACGCAGTGCGGGACCTGGGCGCCGAGACGGTCCTCGACTACACGCGCGAGGACTTCACCGAGGCCGCCGTCGAGGCGACGGGCGGCGCGGATGTCGTGCTCGACCACATGGCCGACACGTACCTGGGGACGGACGTCGAACTCGCGGCGTTCGGCGGAGACGTCGCGGTCATCACGGGCGACGAGGCGACGATTCCGGACGTCACGGCGGCGCGGTCGAAGGAACTCGACGTCCACCTGCTGAGCATGTCGAACCTCGCGTCCCGTCCCGAGGCCCCCGACATCGGTCCGATTCTCGCCCGCCTCGGACAGCTCCTCGCGAAGGACCGCCTGGAGGTCGTCGTCGACCGCACCTACCCGCTGGAGGACGCGGCCGAGGCCCACCGTGCGGTGCTGGAGGAGAGCTTCGTTGGGAAGATCGTCCTCACCCCGTAG
- a CDS encoding 2,3-dihydroxybiphenyl 1,2-dioxygenase, with product MAVCTLGHVELLVPDLAETYDYYHDVLGLEEECREGDSVYLRGWGDFNKFSLTLTEAEESGVGHIAFRVEEPADLERYAERVEDSGYDVEWREAGAEPGHGESIRFTGPAEQPFELFYDIETPDVPKEQRSRLKNQPQKYVDRGVGARRIDHVNCYVPDVTACSEWFQDVLDFDLREELVIEGEDVGKWLSVSPLVHEIAFVEEPEASLNHVAYYLKSRGDLFRAADVLKEHGIEIKGGPGHHGISQANYIYQDDPAGHEVEIFAGGYLIFEPDWETVTWTEEDMPEALYWWGKGRKFSGSREHSDEFED from the coding sequence ATGGCTGTCTGCACCCTCGGTCACGTAGAGCTACTAGTGCCGGACCTCGCGGAGACGTACGACTACTACCACGACGTCCTCGGACTGGAGGAGGAGTGCAGGGAAGGGGACAGCGTCTACCTGCGCGGCTGGGGCGACTTCAACAAGTTCTCGCTCACGCTGACCGAAGCCGAGGAGAGCGGCGTCGGTCACATCGCGTTCCGCGTCGAGGAGCCCGCGGACCTCGAACGGTACGCCGAGCGCGTCGAGGACTCGGGCTACGACGTCGAGTGGCGCGAGGCCGGCGCCGAACCCGGGCACGGCGAGTCCATCCGGTTTACCGGACCGGCCGAGCAGCCGTTCGAACTGTTCTACGACATCGAGACACCCGACGTCCCGAAGGAGCAGCGCTCCCGCCTGAAGAACCAGCCCCAGAAGTACGTTGACCGTGGGGTTGGCGCGCGCCGTATCGACCACGTGAACTGCTACGTCCCCGACGTGACGGCGTGCTCGGAGTGGTTCCAGGACGTCCTCGACTTCGACCTCCGCGAGGAACTCGTCATCGAGGGCGAGGACGTCGGGAAGTGGCTCAGCGTCTCTCCGCTCGTCCACGAGATCGCGTTCGTCGAGGAGCCGGAGGCGTCGCTCAACCACGTCGCCTACTACCTGAAGTCCCGCGGCGACCTGTTCCGGGCGGCCGACGTGCTGAAAGAACACGGAATCGAGATCAAGGGCGGACCCGGCCACCACGGCATCAGCCAGGCGAACTACATCTACCAGGACGACCCCGCGGGCCACGAAGTCGAGATCTTCGCGGGCGGCTACCTCATCTTCGAACCCGACTGGGAGACAGTGACGTGGACGGAGGAGGACATGCCCGAGGCGCTCTACTGGTGGGGGAAGGGACGGAAGTTCAGCGGGTCACGCGAACACAGCGACGAGTTCGAGGACTAG